A genomic window from Streptomyces brevispora includes:
- a CDS encoding trp operon leader peptide, which yields MFAHSTRNWWWTAHPAAH from the coding sequence ATGTTCGCGCACTCGACCCGTAATTGGTGGTGGACCGCTCATCCGGCGGCCCACTGA
- a CDS encoding 6-phosphofructokinase, which translates to MRVGVLTGGGDCPGLNAVIRAIVRKGVQEYDYDFIGFRDGWRGPLEGVTVPLSIPAVRGILPRGGTIIGSSRTNPLKAEHGVRRIRDNLDRYEVGALVTIGGEDTLGVAATLSDEYGIHCVGVPKTIDNDLSATDYTFGFDTAVGIATEAIDRLHTTAESHMRVLVVEVMGRHAGWIALHSGLAGGANVILIPEQRFDVDQVCAWVTSRFRASHAPIVVVAEGAMPAHGEMVLKDGSQDSYGHVRLSGVGEWLAKEIERRTGKEARTTVLGHVQRGGTPSAFDRWLATRFGLHAIDAVHDGDFGKMVALNGTDIVRVPIAEATARLKTVDPALYAEVGVFFG; encoded by the coding sequence ATGCGGGTCGGAGTACTGACCGGGGGCGGCGACTGCCCCGGGCTCAACGCGGTCATCCGCGCCATCGTCCGCAAGGGCGTGCAGGAGTACGACTACGACTTCATCGGATTCCGGGACGGCTGGCGCGGGCCGCTGGAGGGTGTGACGGTCCCGCTCTCCATCCCGGCGGTGCGCGGCATCCTGCCGCGCGGCGGCACCATCATCGGCTCGTCGCGCACCAACCCGCTCAAGGCGGAGCACGGCGTCCGCCGGATCCGGGACAACCTCGACAGATACGAGGTCGGCGCACTCGTCACGATCGGCGGCGAGGACACCCTCGGGGTGGCGGCGACCCTGTCCGACGAGTACGGCATCCACTGCGTCGGCGTGCCGAAGACCATCGACAACGACCTGTCCGCCACCGACTACACCTTCGGTTTCGACACGGCCGTCGGCATCGCCACCGAGGCCATCGACCGGCTGCACACCACGGCCGAGTCCCATATGCGCGTCCTCGTCGTCGAGGTGATGGGCCGCCATGCCGGGTGGATCGCGCTCCACTCGGGACTGGCCGGCGGCGCCAACGTCATCCTCATCCCGGAGCAGCGCTTCGACGTCGACCAGGTCTGCGCCTGGGTGACCTCCCGGTTCCGGGCGAGCCACGCCCCGATCGTGGTGGTCGCGGAAGGGGCCATGCCCGCGCACGGCGAGATGGTCCTCAAGGACGGGTCGCAGGACTCCTACGGCCATGTCCGCCTCTCCGGGGTCGGCGAATGGCTGGCCAAGGAGATCGAGCGCCGTACCGGAAAGGAGGCCAGGACCACCGTCCTCGGCCACGTCCAGCGCGGCGGCACCCCCAGCGCCTTCGACCGCTGGCTCGCCACCCGGTTCGGCCTGCACGCCATTGACGCCGTGCACGACGGCGACTTCGGGAAGATGGTCGCCCTGAACGGCACGGACATCGTGCGGGTGCCGATCGCGGAGGCGACCGCCCGGCTCAAGACGGTCGACCCGGCGCTCTACGCGGAGGTGGGGGTCTTCTTCGGCTGA
- a CDS encoding class II 3-deoxy-7-phosphoheptulonate synthase, translated as MNANTSVAGGNTWRDLPAAQQPEYPDSEALRDVLADLASYPPLVFAGECDQLRARMGAVAKGEAFLLQGGDCAEAFDAVSAEHIRAKLKTLLQMSAVLTYAASVPVVKVGRIAGQYSKPRSKSTETRDGVTLPTYRGDSVNGFAFTEAERVPDPDRLKQMYHASASTLNLVRAFTTGGYADLRQVHAWNQDFVKSSPSGQRYDALAREIDNALNFMKACGTDPAEFKAVEFYSSHEGLLLDYESALTRTDSRTGELYDTSGHMVWIGERTRQMDGAHIEFASKIRNPIGIKLGPTTTVDEALGYIDRLDPEREPGRLTFIVRMGADKVRDKLPALVEKVTASGATVAWVTDPMHGNTFEAASGHKTRRFDDVLDEVKGFFEVHKGLGTHPGGIHVELTGDDVTECVGGGHEIFVDDLHQRYETACDPRLNRSQSLDLAFLVAEMYRDQ; from the coding sequence GTGAACGCCAATACCTCCGTCGCCGGTGGCAACACCTGGCGAGACCTTCCCGCGGCGCAGCAGCCCGAGTACCCCGACTCCGAGGCGCTGCGCGATGTACTCGCGGACCTCGCGTCGTATCCGCCGCTCGTCTTCGCGGGCGAGTGCGACCAGCTGCGCGCCCGCATGGGAGCCGTCGCCAAGGGCGAGGCGTTCCTGCTTCAGGGCGGTGACTGCGCCGAGGCCTTCGACGCCGTGTCGGCCGAGCACATCCGTGCCAAGCTGAAGACGCTGCTCCAGATGAGCGCCGTTCTCACCTACGCGGCCTCGGTGCCCGTCGTCAAGGTGGGCCGGATCGCCGGCCAGTACTCCAAGCCGCGCTCCAAGTCGACCGAGACCCGCGACGGCGTGACCCTGCCGACCTACCGCGGCGACTCCGTCAACGGCTTCGCCTTCACCGAGGCCGAGCGCGTCCCGGACCCGGACCGGCTGAAGCAGATGTACCACGCATCCGCCTCCACGCTGAACCTCGTCCGCGCCTTCACCACCGGCGGTTACGCCGACCTGCGCCAGGTGCACGCCTGGAACCAGGACTTCGTGAAGTCGTCCCCGTCCGGCCAGCGCTACGACGCCCTGGCCCGCGAGATCGACAACGCGCTGAACTTCATGAAGGCGTGCGGCACGGACCCGGCGGAGTTCAAGGCCGTCGAGTTCTACTCCTCGCACGAGGGCCTGCTGCTGGACTACGAGTCGGCGCTGACCCGCACCGACTCGCGCACCGGCGAGCTGTACGACACCTCGGGCCACATGGTGTGGATCGGTGAGCGCACCCGCCAGATGGACGGCGCGCACATCGAGTTCGCCTCGAAGATCCGCAACCCCATCGGGATCAAGCTCGGACCGACGACCACCGTCGACGAGGCGCTCGGCTACATCGACCGCCTCGACCCCGAGCGTGAGCCCGGCCGGCTGACCTTCATCGTCCGGATGGGCGCCGACAAGGTCCGCGACAAGCTCCCCGCGCTGGTCGAGAAGGTCACCGCCTCCGGCGCCACCGTGGCCTGGGTGACCGACCCGATGCACGGCAACACCTTCGAGGCCGCGTCCGGCCACAAGACCCGCCGCTTCGACGACGTCCTGGACGAGGTCAAGGGCTTCTTCGAGGTGCACAAGGGCCTCGGCACCCACCCGGGCGGCATCCACGTCGAGCTCACCGGTGACGACGTCACCGAGTGCGTCGGCGGCGGCCACGAGATCTTCGTGGACGATCTGCACCAGCGTTACGAGACGGCCTGCGACCCGCGGCTCAACCGCAGCCAGTCGCTGGACCTCGCGTTCCTGGTCGCCGAGATGTACCGGGACCAGTAG
- a CDS encoding anthranilate synthase family protein gives MTPSPAPRTIVRRLLGDDCPPFALLRRRTPGHDHDTVEVLIGEVREVDRLADIPVGERPSLALVPFRQIAERGFDVRDDGTPLAVLVADETYALPLDEVLELLPAHDVRVEDGAFDVADEEYSGTVRRVIEDEIGRGEGANFVIRRTFRGEIPGFGRADALALFRRLLAGERGAYWTFVVHTGNRTLVGASPEVHVRMSGGTVVMNPISGTYRYPAEGPSVESLLAFLGDRKETEELSMVVDEELKMMCTVGDMGGVVIGPRLKEMAHLAHTEYELRGRSSLDVREVLKETMFAATVTGSPVQNACRVIERYEPGGRGYYAGALALLRQDADGAQTLDSPILIRTADISAHGQLRVPVGATLVRHSDPESEVAETHAKAAGVLTALGVLPGRTRTEGARPRLAEDPRVRAALDARRDGLAPFWLRMQERTEELSGHALVIDGEDTFTAMLGHLLRASGLDVSVRRYDEPGLREAVRAHEGPVVLGPGPGNPGDPDDPKMRLLRALAAELVRDHRHGLLGVCLGHELIAAELGLEIVRKRVPYQGAQTRIDLFGRPETVGFYNSFTARCDDAVVTELAAHGIEASVDGATGELHALRGNGFASVQFHPESVLTLRGSAIVRELLAGLPVRG, from the coding sequence ATGACACCGAGCCCGGCACCCCGCACGATCGTCCGGAGACTTCTCGGCGACGACTGCCCGCCCTTCGCCCTGCTGCGCAGGCGTACCCCCGGCCATGACCACGACACCGTCGAGGTGCTGATCGGTGAGGTGCGGGAGGTGGACCGGCTGGCGGACATCCCGGTCGGTGAGCGGCCCTCGCTCGCCCTGGTGCCGTTCCGGCAGATCGCCGAGCGCGGCTTCGACGTACGGGACGACGGGACGCCGCTGGCCGTGCTGGTCGCGGACGAGACGTACGCGCTGCCGCTCGACGAGGTGCTGGAGCTGCTCCCCGCCCATGACGTACGGGTCGAGGACGGCGCGTTCGATGTGGCCGACGAGGAGTACTCGGGGACCGTCCGGCGGGTCATCGAGGACGAGATCGGCCGGGGCGAGGGCGCGAACTTCGTCATCCGGCGGACCTTCCGGGGCGAGATCCCGGGGTTCGGGAGGGCGGACGCGCTGGCACTGTTCCGGCGGCTGCTGGCCGGTGAGCGGGGCGCGTACTGGACGTTCGTCGTGCACACGGGGAACAGGACGCTGGTCGGTGCCAGCCCGGAGGTGCATGTGCGGATGTCCGGCGGGACGGTCGTGATGAATCCGATCAGCGGCACCTACCGCTATCCCGCCGAAGGGCCGTCCGTCGAGAGCCTGCTGGCCTTCCTCGGCGACCGCAAGGAGACCGAGGAGCTCTCCATGGTGGTCGACGAGGAGCTCAAGATGATGTGCACCGTCGGCGACATGGGCGGGGTGGTGATCGGTCCCCGGCTCAAGGAGATGGCCCATCTCGCGCACACGGAGTACGAGTTGCGCGGGCGCTCCTCGCTGGATGTGCGCGAGGTGCTGAAGGAGACCATGTTCGCGGCGACGGTCACCGGCTCCCCCGTGCAGAACGCCTGCCGGGTCATCGAGCGGTACGAGCCCGGCGGGCGCGGCTACTACGCCGGCGCGCTGGCCCTGCTGCGGCAGGACGCCGACGGGGCGCAGACGCTGGACTCGCCGATCCTGATCCGGACCGCCGACATCTCCGCGCACGGACAGCTGCGGGTGCCGGTCGGCGCGACGCTGGTGCGCCACTCCGACCCGGAGAGCGAGGTCGCCGAGACCCACGCGAAGGCCGCCGGTGTGCTGACCGCGCTGGGCGTGCTGCCGGGGCGGACCAGGACCGAGGGGGCACGGCCGCGGCTGGCCGAGGACCCGCGGGTGCGGGCGGCGCTGGACGCCCGGCGGGACGGGCTCGCACCGTTCTGGCTGCGGATGCAGGAGCGCACCGAAGAACTGTCCGGCCATGCGCTGGTGATCGACGGCGAGGACACCTTCACCGCGATGCTGGGGCACCTGCTGCGCGCCTCGGGTCTCGATGTGTCGGTGCGCCGCTACGACGAGCCGGGGCTGCGCGAGGCCGTACGGGCGCACGAGGGGCCCGTCGTGCTGGGACCCGGACCCGGGAATCCGGGTGATCCGGACGACCCGAAGATGCGGCTGCTGCGCGCGCTGGCCGCGGAGCTGGTCCGGGATCACCGCCACGGGCTGCTGGGGGTGTGCCTGGGCCATGAGCTGATCGCGGCGGAGCTGGGGCTGGAGATCGTCCGCAAGCGCGTCCCGTACCAGGGTGCGCAGACCCGGATCGATCTGTTCGGGCGCCCGGAGACCGTCGGCTTCTACAACAGTTTCACCGCGCGCTGCGACGACGCCGTGGTCACCGAACTGGCGGCGCACGGCATCGAGGCGAGCGTGGACGGGGCGACCGGTGAACTGCACGCGCTGCGCGGGAACGGCTTCGCCTCGGTGCAGTTCCACCCGGAGTCCGTGCTGACGCTGCGCGGCTCGGCGATCGTGCGCGAACTGCTCGCGGGGCTGCCCGTGCGCGGCTGA
- a CDS encoding N-acetylmuramoyl-L-alanine amidase, protein MKRNHRKELKKRRVLYGVGAAVVATATIGTVAMASQDTVTTDSKPASAAAALQTQFRDAAREFDVPQSVLMAVSYRQTLWESHDGEPSTSGAYNVMGLTRVTADDIEQPTDAERLAHLNMSGDPAVTKHFDAERALRTLPKRVDTGAAELHTLDEAAKLIDKPAGAVQDDTAQSIRAGAALLAKYQREATDSLPDEAGKWYPAVARYSQAPDTKGATLFANRVFESVRNGESRLTADGQQLSLPADPSVTPVKPANMPLAATNASTTAAPAPECPSGLNCDFKPAGFKQNDPKTPDDFGNYNVADRPGSGEDIRYIVIHDTEGGYEGSLATFQNPASYASAHYLIRAKDGLVTQMVETKNEAWHAANKTVNMHSVGIEHEGYAIKSGSWYTEPQYESSAALVKYLAARFAIPLDREHIIGHDEVPGVLDDTVKNQHWDPGPFWDWNHYMSLLGAPTGASGAGGPVKVGQVVTVVPPFTTANQPTLTYNGSTVVKQPTNFGYLYTSASTTSAMITDPYIPNVKSTDGPNWGNKVVAGGKYVVAEAKGDWTAIWYGGRKAWFQNPGGQFTKAVDKIAQPVLKPRAGATSIPVYGRAYPEDAAYTGTGVPVQTRNNESLSKYTVTVGQAYPQVGPAQAGDYWFAGTFAGTADNDRTLVKGSTNLFYPIRYNHRIAWVKASDVQQASSTVPDAGTDRYNMIGRDKAGDVWQYQGTGSAASPYFKRYLMGYGWQNYTALTAMTAMRADGTGDIVGRDSNGVLWYYRGSGNPDKPYLARLRVGSGWNQYDGIWGMRDLDGDGKADMIARNGSGVIFFYKGTGDPAKPFAPKAQIGTGWQIYDAFASTGDLNRDGKPDFVGRDKSGVLWLYTGTGNAAAPYAKRVQIGSGWGSYKMLLGPSDLNRDGIGDLVGVDGSGALWYYKGSGSATNPFLDKTQIGTGWQIYNSLF, encoded by the coding sequence TTGAAGCGGAATCATCGCAAGGAACTCAAGAAGAGACGTGTGCTCTACGGGGTGGGCGCGGCGGTCGTGGCGACCGCCACGATCGGCACCGTCGCCATGGCGTCGCAGGACACCGTGACCACCGACAGCAAGCCGGCCTCGGCGGCCGCCGCACTGCAGACGCAGTTCAGGGACGCGGCGCGCGAGTTCGACGTACCGCAGAGTGTGCTGATGGCGGTCTCGTACCGCCAGACCCTGTGGGAGAGCCACGACGGCGAGCCGAGCACCAGTGGCGCGTACAACGTCATGGGGCTCACCCGGGTCACCGCGGACGACATCGAGCAGCCGACGGACGCGGAGCGGCTCGCGCACCTCAACATGAGCGGCGACCCGGCCGTGACGAAGCACTTCGACGCCGAACGCGCGCTGCGCACGCTGCCGAAGCGGGTGGACACCGGCGCGGCGGAGCTGCACACGCTGGACGAGGCCGCGAAGCTCATCGACAAGCCGGCCGGGGCGGTGCAGGACGACACCGCGCAGAGCATCCGCGCGGGCGCCGCGCTGCTCGCGAAGTACCAGCGCGAGGCCACCGACTCGCTGCCCGACGAGGCAGGCAAGTGGTACCCGGCCGTCGCGCGCTACAGCCAGGCACCGGACACCAAGGGCGCCACGCTCTTCGCCAACCGCGTCTTCGAGTCGGTCAGGAACGGCGAGAGCCGTCTGACGGCGGACGGCCAGCAGCTGTCGCTGCCCGCCGACCCGTCGGTGACCCCCGTCAAGCCCGCGAACATGCCGCTGGCGGCGACGAACGCGAGCACCACCGCCGCCCCGGCGCCGGAGTGCCCGTCCGGGCTGAACTGCGACTTCAAGCCCGCCGGGTTCAAGCAGAACGACCCGAAGACCCCGGACGACTTCGGCAACTACAACGTCGCCGACCGTCCGGGCAGTGGCGAGGACATCCGCTACATCGTCATCCACGACACCGAGGGCGGTTACGAGGGTTCGCTGGCCACCTTCCAGAACCCGGCGTCCTACGCGAGTGCGCACTATCTGATCCGGGCCAAGGACGGCCTGGTCACCCAGATGGTCGAGACCAAGAACGAGGCGTGGCACGCGGCGAACAAGACCGTGAACATGCACTCGGTGGGTATCGAGCACGAGGGCTACGCGATCAAGTCGGGCAGCTGGTACACCGAGCCGCAGTACGAGTCGTCCGCGGCGCTCGTGAAGTACCTCGCCGCCCGGTTCGCCATTCCGCTCGACCGTGAGCACATCATCGGCCACGACGAGGTGCCGGGCGTCCTGGACGACACCGTCAAGAACCAGCACTGGGATCCGGGCCCCTTCTGGGACTGGAACCACTACATGTCCCTGCTCGGCGCCCCGACCGGCGCCAGTGGCGCGGGCGGCCCGGTCAAGGTCGGCCAGGTCGTCACCGTGGTGCCCCCGTTCACCACGGCCAACCAGCCGACGCTGACGTACAACGGCAGCACGGTGGTCAAGCAGCCGACGAACTTCGGTTACCTGTACACCTCGGCCTCCACGACGTCGGCCATGATCACCGACCCGTACATCCCGAACGTGAAGAGCACCGACGGCCCGAACTGGGGCAACAAGGTCGTCGCCGGCGGCAAGTACGTCGTCGCCGAGGCGAAGGGCGACTGGACCGCCATCTGGTACGGCGGCAGGAAGGCCTGGTTCCAGAACCCGGGCGGCCAGTTCACCAAGGCGGTCGACAAGATCGCCCAGCCGGTACTGAAGCCCAGGGCGGGTGCGACGTCCATCCCGGTGTACGGGCGCGCCTACCCGGAGGACGCCGCGTACACGGGCACCGGTGTGCCGGTGCAGACGAGGAACAACGAGTCGCTGTCGAAGTACACCGTCACCGTGGGCCAGGCCTACCCCCAGGTGGGTCCGGCGCAGGCCGGTGACTACTGGTTCGCGGGAACGTTCGCCGGCACGGCGGACAACGACCGGACCCTGGTGAAGGGGAGCACGAACCTCTTCTACCCGATCCGCTACAACCACCGCATCGCCTGGGTGAAGGCGAGCGACGTCCAGCAGGCGAGCAGCACGGTTCCGGATGCCGGGACCGACCGCTACAACATGATCGGCCGGGACAAGGCCGGCGACGTCTGGCAGTACCAGGGCACCGGCAGCGCCGCGTCCCCGTACTTCAAGCGCTACCTCATGGGCTACGGCTGGCAGAACTACACCGCCCTGACCGCCATGACCGCGATGCGGGCGGACGGTACGGGCGACATCGTGGGGCGCGATTCGAACGGCGTGCTCTGGTACTACCGGGGCAGCGGCAACCCGGACAAGCCGTATCTGGCCCGGCTCAGGGTGGGCAGCGGCTGGAACCAGTACGACGGCATCTGGGGCATGCGCGACCTCGACGGGGACGGCAAGGCGGACATGATCGCCCGCAACGGCTCCGGCGTGATCTTCTTCTACAAGGGGACGGGTGACCCGGCGAAGCCCTTCGCGCCCAAGGCGCAGATCGGCACCGGCTGGCAGATCTACGACGCCTTCGCCTCCACCGGCGACCTGAACCGGGACGGCAAGCCGGACTTCGTGGGCCGGGACAAGTCCGGTGTGCTCTGGCTCTACACGGGCACGGGCAACGCCGCCGCGCCGTACGCCAAGCGGGTCCAGATCGGTTCCGGCTGGGGCTCCTACAAGATGCTGCTGGGTCCGAGCGACCTGAACCGGGACGGCATCGGGGACCTGGTCGGCGTGGACGGCTCGGGAGCCCTCTGGTACTACAAGGGCAGCGGCAGCGCGACCAACCCCTTCTTGGACAAGACGCAGATCGGCACCGGCTGGCAGATCTACAACTCGCTGTTCTGA
- a CDS encoding response regulator encodes MSAEHDRGAAEQRQAIRVMVVDDHPMWRDAVARDLTESGFDVVATAGDGPQAVRRAGAVSPDVLVLDLNLPGMPGVQVCKELVGSHPGLRVLVLSASGEHADVLEAVKSGATGYLLKSASTQELTEAVRSTAAGDPVFTPGLAGLVLGEYRRLASEPAPLASDKPKAPELTDRETEVLRLVAKGLSYKQIAERLVISHRTVQNHVQNTLGKLQLHNRVELVRYAIERGLDDI; translated from the coding sequence ATGAGTGCAGAGCACGACCGGGGCGCGGCGGAGCAGCGGCAGGCCATCAGGGTGATGGTGGTCGACGACCACCCGATGTGGCGCGATGCCGTCGCCCGCGACCTCACCGAGTCCGGTTTCGACGTGGTGGCGACCGCGGGCGACGGCCCGCAGGCGGTCCGCCGGGCCGGGGCCGTCAGCCCCGACGTCCTCGTCCTCGATCTCAATCTGCCCGGGATGCCGGGCGTCCAGGTCTGCAAGGAGCTCGTCGGCTCGCACCCCGGGCTGCGGGTCCTGGTGCTCTCCGCGAGCGGCGAGCACGCGGATGTGCTGGAGGCGGTCAAGTCCGGCGCCACCGGCTATCTGCTCAAGTCGGCGAGCACCCAGGAGCTGACCGAGGCGGTCCGGAGCACCGCGGCGGGCGACCCGGTCTTCACCCCCGGCCTCGCCGGGCTGGTGCTCGGCGAGTACCGCAGGCTGGCCTCCGAGCCGGCCCCCCTCGCTTCCGACAAGCCGAAGGCCCCCGAACTCACCGACCGGGAGACCGAAGTGCTGCGGCTGGTCGCCAAGGGGCTCTCGTACAAGCAGATCGCCGAACGGCTGGTCATCTCGCACCGCACCGTCCAGAACCACGTCCAGAACACCCTGGGCAAGCTCCAGTTGCACAACCGGGTGGAGCTCGTGCGCTACGCCATCGAGCGGGGCCTCGACGACATCTGA
- a CDS encoding 2-hydroxyacid dehydrogenase, with protein sequence MEILAFGVQSDEKPLIEKAFAGKHEVRCLDVFLNRDTAPIAAGYEIISTSVNADLGSSVLQTLAAGGTQMIAQRSTGFNNIDLDVAERLAMRVARVSYYSPYSVAEFAWTLAMAVNRRVIRAASRTRDFDFRLDGLLGRDMHGRTVGVVGTGKIGEAFTRIAHGFGMNLLGWDVVENPACVELGMRYVDKEQLFAESDLISLHVPLLPSTHHVIGKDALVRMKDDAILINSSRGGLVDTTALVGELRAGRFLGVGLDVYEAEAGLFFLDKSLEGIDDDTLARLVTFPNVIVTSHQAYYTEDAVGQIIEATVQNVDDYLARRGSDNVLVPAPPGP encoded by the coding sequence GTGGAAATCCTGGCCTTCGGTGTGCAGTCCGACGAGAAGCCGCTGATCGAGAAAGCCTTCGCCGGGAAGCACGAGGTCCGTTGCCTGGACGTCTTCCTGAACCGGGACACCGCCCCCATCGCGGCCGGCTACGAGATCATCTCCACCAGCGTCAACGCCGACCTGGGCAGCAGCGTCCTGCAGACCCTCGCGGCCGGTGGCACGCAGATGATCGCCCAGCGCTCCACCGGCTTCAACAACATCGACCTGGACGTCGCCGAGCGCCTCGCCATGCGCGTCGCCCGGGTCTCCTACTACTCGCCCTACTCGGTCGCCGAATTCGCCTGGACCCTCGCCATGGCGGTCAACCGCCGCGTCATCCGGGCCGCGAGCCGCACCCGCGACTTCGACTTCCGCCTCGACGGGCTCCTCGGCCGGGACATGCACGGCCGCACGGTGGGTGTCGTCGGCACCGGCAAGATCGGCGAGGCCTTCACCCGGATCGCCCATGGCTTCGGCATGAATCTGCTGGGCTGGGACGTCGTCGAGAACCCGGCCTGCGTCGAGCTCGGCATGCGGTACGTCGACAAGGAGCAGCTGTTCGCCGAGTCCGACCTGATCAGCCTGCACGTTCCGCTGCTGCCCTCGACCCACCACGTCATCGGCAAGGACGCCCTGGTGCGGATGAAGGACGACGCGATCCTGATCAACTCCAGCCGCGGTGGACTCGTCGACACCACCGCCCTGGTAGGGGAGTTGCGGGCCGGCCGGTTCCTCGGCGTCGGGCTCGACGTGTACGAGGCCGAGGCCGGGCTCTTCTTCCTCGACAAGTCCCTGGAGGGCATCGACGACGACACCCTGGCCCGGCTGGTGACCTTCCCGAACGTCATCGTCACCTCGCACCAGGCGTACTACACCGAGGACGCGGTGGGCCAGATCATCGAGGCCACCGTCCAGAACGTCGACGACTACCTGGCCCGCCGCGGCAGCGACAACGTCCTGGTGCCGGCACCGCCCGGACCCTGA
- the macS gene encoding MacS family sensor histidine kinase, giving the protein MAKRVRVVRMSVEQPLWRALAAYRVLTMLYAILLAVFGRDEYDRPWVAVAFLAVMAVWTLATLPKVAAGAAACTKRFLGADLTLALVGILVTPLADFQAQQVDGTTLPSIWTAGSVLAFAIKGGWRWAAFASTFVAVANIVERAEPSRDTLHNVLLVWVASIAIGYVVEVARASERTLARALEIEAATRERERLARDIHDSVLQVLAMVQRRGTAIGGEAAELGRMAGEQEVALRTLVSSGLVPPTRLSEDAAEGAVVRTVEVDDDEPDAPGETDLRALLAPHAGSRVSFAEPGAPVLLAPAAAVELAAAVSAALDNVRVHAGENAQAWILVEDWPHEVIVTVRDDGPGIPAGRLAQAEGEGRLGVALSIRGRLSELGGTAELISVPGQGTEVELKVPKISRGKAGSVR; this is encoded by the coding sequence ATGGCCAAGCGCGTGCGGGTCGTGCGGATGTCGGTCGAGCAGCCGCTGTGGCGTGCCCTGGCCGCGTACCGCGTACTGACGATGCTTTACGCGATCCTGCTCGCCGTCTTCGGACGCGACGAGTACGACCGGCCATGGGTGGCCGTCGCCTTCCTGGCGGTCATGGCGGTCTGGACGCTCGCCACCCTGCCGAAGGTCGCCGCCGGTGCCGCGGCCTGCACCAAGCGCTTCCTCGGCGCCGATCTCACCCTCGCCCTCGTCGGCATCCTCGTCACCCCGCTCGCCGACTTCCAGGCCCAGCAGGTCGACGGCACGACCCTGCCGTCGATCTGGACCGCGGGTTCCGTGCTGGCCTTCGCGATCAAGGGCGGCTGGCGCTGGGCGGCCTTCGCCTCCACCTTCGTCGCCGTGGCCAACATCGTCGAACGCGCCGAACCCAGCCGCGACACCCTGCACAACGTCCTGCTGGTCTGGGTCGCCTCCATCGCGATCGGTTACGTCGTCGAGGTGGCCCGCGCCAGTGAGCGCACCCTCGCCCGCGCCCTGGAGATCGAGGCCGCCACCCGGGAACGGGAACGGCTGGCCCGCGACATCCACGACAGCGTGCTCCAGGTCCTCGCGATGGTGCAGCGCCGCGGTACGGCGATCGGCGGCGAGGCCGCCGAGCTGGGCCGGATGGCCGGGGAACAGGAGGTCGCCCTGCGCACCCTGGTCTCCAGCGGCCTGGTGCCGCCCACCCGGCTCTCCGAGGACGCCGCCGAGGGCGCCGTGGTCCGCACGGTGGAGGTGGACGACGACGAGCCCGACGCGCCGGGCGAGACGGATCTGCGCGCGCTGCTCGCCCCGCACGCGGGCTCCCGGGTCAGTTTCGCGGAGCCCGGCGCCCCGGTGCTGCTCGCGCCCGCCGCGGCGGTGGAGCTGGCGGCCGCGGTCAGCGCCGCCCTGGACAATGTCCGGGTGCACGCGGGGGAGAACGCCCAGGCCTGGATCCTGGTCGAGGACTGGCCGCACGAGGTGATCGTGACGGTCCGGGACGACGGGCCGGGCATCCCGGCTGGACGGCTCGCCCAGGCCGAGGGCGAGGGGCGTCTCGGCGTCGCCCTGTCGATACGCGGACGGCTGAGCGAACTGGGCGGTACGGCAGAGTTGATCTCGGTGCCCGGCCAGGGCACCGAGGTCGAATTGAAGGTTCCGAAGATTTCACGGGGGAAGGCGGGTTCAGTCCGATGA